The Nitrospirota bacterium genome contains a region encoding:
- a CDS encoding FKBP-type peptidyl-prolyl cis-trans isomerase, giving the protein MEKFQENLVIKQHQRDQALTEKNKKEGEAFLEKNKTREGVKTLPSGLQYKVITEGKGKSPRERDTVTVHYRGTLIDGKEFDSSYKRGQPETFHMDGMITGWAEALQLMKEGSKWQLVIPSDLAYGEAGSDTGSIGPNAVLIFEIELISVKVE; this is encoded by the coding sequence ATGGAGAAGTTCCAGGAGAACCTCGTGATAAAGCAGCACCAGCGCGACCAAGCCCTGACAGAGAAGAACAAAAAAGAGGGAGAGGCTTTTCTTGAAAAGAACAAGACCAGGGAAGGGGTAAAGACCCTGCCAAGCGGTCTCCAATACAAGGTCATCACCGAGGGGAAGGGCAAGTCTCCCCGGGAACGCGATACCGTGACGGTGCATTACCGCGGCACGCTGATCGACGGAAAAGAATTCGACAGCTCGTACAAGCGCGGGCAACCCGAAACGTTCCACATGGACGGCATGATCACGGGATGGGCCGAGGCATTACAGCTTATGAAAGAAGGCTCCAAGTGGCAGCTCGTCATCCCGTCGGACCTGGCATACGGAGAGGCTGGTTCCGATACCGGCTCCATAGGGCCGAATGCGGTTTTGATCTTTGAGATAGAGTTGATCTCAGTCAAGGTTGAATAA
- a CDS encoding cytochrome C552 produces MKKKIIVVSLALGMALAFHASPGEAAAAKVKASKEGKACIGCHEAQSPAFVKEWKLSTHAAKGVDCYTCHKAEKSDADAMEHNGYTIAILVTPKDCGKCHSKEEKEMTESHHAKAGDILNSADNYLGEVVGGQEAVAVGCLQCHGGKVKVLANGALDTNSWPNTGIGRINPDGSKGSCSACHARHSFSKAQAREPQTCGKCHLGPDHPQMEVYQESKHGILYEANKERMNMHKDKWVVGQDYSAAPTCATCHMSATPTQAVTHDVGARISWTLRPPISKKLENADKKREAMQNVCSNCHSAPFVEGFYKQFDNLVNLYDDKFAKPATAIRQELMDKGKITKANFDDKLDWIYWELWHHEGRRARHGAAMSGPDYAWWHGIYDVAKNFYTEFLPEVKTAAGPELYGEIVKKYLDPDVRHEWYTKGMTKEQLEKIQKFYNERYGGTTAK; encoded by the coding sequence ATGAAAAAGAAGATCATAGTTGTATCTCTGGCACTTGGCATGGCTCTGGCGTTCCATGCTTCACCAGGAGAAGCGGCCGCGGCAAAGGTAAAGGCATCAAAAGAAGGTAAGGCGTGCATCGGTTGTCACGAGGCGCAGTCTCCCGCGTTTGTCAAGGAATGGAAGCTGAGCACCCACGCGGCAAAGGGGGTTGACTGCTACACCTGCCACAAGGCGGAGAAGTCCGACGCTGATGCCATGGAGCATAACGGATACACCATCGCGATCCTCGTCACTCCCAAGGACTGCGGCAAATGCCATTCAAAGGAAGAAAAGGAGATGACCGAGAGCCACCATGCCAAAGCGGGGGACATCCTTAATTCCGCGGACAACTATCTCGGTGAAGTCGTGGGTGGACAGGAGGCCGTTGCCGTCGGCTGTCTGCAGTGCCACGGCGGCAAGGTCAAGGTCCTTGCAAACGGCGCGCTCGACACCAACAGCTGGCCGAACACCGGCATCGGCAGAATAAACCCCGATGGCTCCAAGGGGTCCTGCTCGGCCTGCCACGCGCGCCACAGTTTCTCAAAGGCGCAGGCGCGGGAACCCCAGACCTGCGGCAAGTGCCATCTCGGCCCCGACCATCCGCAGATGGAAGTATATCAGGAATCAAAACACGGGATCCTGTACGAGGCCAACAAGGAGCGCATGAACATGCACAAGGACAAGTGGGTTGTGGGACAGGATTATTCCGCCGCCCCCACCTGCGCCACCTGCCATATGAGCGCCACGCCGACCCAGGCCGTGACCCATGATGTGGGCGCACGGATCAGTTGGACACTACGGCCGCCGATTTCAAAGAAGCTGGAAAACGCGGACAAAAAGCGCGAGGCCATGCAGAACGTCTGCAGCAATTGTCATTCAGCTCCCTTCGTGGAAGGGTTCTACAAACAGTTCGATAATCTTGTCAATCTCTACGACGACAAATTTGCAAAGCCCGCGACCGCGATCAGGCAGGAGCTGATGGACAAGGGCAAGATCACGAAGGCGAATTTCGACGACAAGCTGGACTGGATATACTGGGAGCTTTGGCACCATGAAGGCAGACGGGCGCGGCACGGCGCGGCCATGTCCGGCCCCGACTATGCCTGGTGGCATGGCATCTATGACGTGGCAAAGAACTTCTATACCGAGTTCCTGCCCGAGGTAAAGACCGCTGCCGGTCCGGAGCTCTATGGCGAGATCGTGAAGAAATACCTCGATCCGGATGTGCGGCACGAGTGGTACACCAAGGGAATGACCAAGGAGCAGCTCGAAAAGATCCAGAAGTTCTACAATGAGCGTTATGGCGGCACTACGGCGAAATAG
- a CDS encoding integration host factor subunit alpha — protein MTKADIISEVFDKVGLPKQDAEELVEMILDMIKQILKEGETVKLSGFGNFVVRKKNSRKGRNPKTGQEIEITPRKVVSFRPSMIFKEHVIESPTATAE, from the coding sequence ATGACAAAAGCAGATATCATCTCAGAAGTTTTTGACAAGGTTGGCCTGCCGAAGCAGGATGCTGAAGAATTGGTGGAGATGATTCTGGATATGATAAAGCAGATCCTGAAAGAGGGGGAGACTGTGAAGCTTTCTGGTTTCGGAAACTTCGTGGTCAGGAAGAAGAACTCGAGGAAAGGCCGCAATCCGAAGACCGGCCAGGAGATCGAGATCACTCCGCGCAAGGTCGTCAGCTTCAGACCCAGCATGATTTTCAAAGAGCATGTCATCGAATCCCCAACAGCCACAGCCGAATAA
- a CDS encoding MerR family transcriptional regulator, whose translation MSRLSGLEAYVLRYWESEFPQLKPNKGKSGQRLYSKKDLDAVLHIKQLLYKDGYTIAGARKKMNSKGDQDALESVIASTKKELREILEILK comes from the coding sequence GTGAGCCGACTTTCCGGGCTGGAAGCGTACGTACTGCGCTACTGGGAAAGCGAGTTCCCTCAGCTCAAACCGAACAAGGGCAAATCGGGACAGCGCCTCTATAGCAAAAAAGACTTAGACGCTGTTCTCCACATCAAACAATTGCTCTATAAAGATGGGTATACGATCGCCGGGGCCCGAAAGAAAATGAACAGCAAAGGAGACCAGGACGCTCTTGAGTCGGTTATCGCGAGCACCAAGAAGGAACTGAGGGAGATACTGGAAATTCTGAAATAA